A stretch of the Lactuca sativa cultivar Salinas chromosome 9, Lsat_Salinas_v11, whole genome shotgun sequence genome encodes the following:
- the LOC128128860 gene encoding protein FAR1-RELATED SEQUENCE 5-like, whose amino-acid sequence MMLVISSFQSDNVAAQYGSCKQFIGADGSLFWIPVVEPGWIPTLGSIFKDIKDAIKWYKGYALRSGFDIRKSTERKKSGITTSKYFICNRGGLPNTSILDTISDDHNKQLRNSNCKRTNCKAFVAFKAIPHSSEVYLWRFEQQHNHKLINQDCMHLSRAKRQLNVVDQAFIHKLSSAKVGETTAYRLMCVIKGGCEFVDGLEIDWKNFTRDINCHIGGTDANLLITKLQNRKENVTNFTYEYRCDKKQLNALFWADDTSKQNYELFRDVVSFDATYRTNRYCMVFVPFTGIDNHKRCVTFGAGLLCREDTNSYIWLLRSFLKCFGKAPIMVVTDQDPAMKKAIEIVFPYTKHRFCMWHITSKLPLKVSWETMNESDFKADFNSIVWDSKIVVNDFEMRWDALMVKYKLQDNKWMKDMFDLRSSWIPAYFKDVPMSGLMRTTSRSESENSAFNRVSHHGYTLNNFMNAFESVMERQRNNQIKFDFDTSTIIPIIKTPLEDMEKHASMVYTRTIFLMVQREILHSLVSCSQKSVTSGVVSDICIVKHKRTNISKKKVVVEKKEKVDIDSEWNFNTSEGNFEVEFNREDLTVKCSCMLFERFGIFCRHIFCILKIYDIQEIPSRYILKRWRRDIIPTTVLKRTFRYSDSSGNVEKVAYKAFSMLDQCLSSLSNDDKKLEEFMQKLEVFITDIGEQGSDKLPVTKEDRIDKLYGATTNPEVVDVENPPMVKNKGSGTGKRLKSALEKATIQGNKQSRSCKTCGVKGHNSRKCLTLLNKSKVQSA is encoded by the exons ATGATGTTGGTGATAAGTTCAT TTCAAAGTGACAATGTTGCAGCACAATATGGATCTTGCAAACAATTCATTGGAGCTGATGGTTCTTTATTTTGGATTCCAGTGGTTGAACCTGGTTGGATACCTACTTTGGGTTCAatttttaaagatataaaagatGCTATTAAGTGGTATAAAGGATATGCATTAAGATCTGGTTTTGATATTAGAAAATCAACAGAGAGGAAAAAGAGTGGAATCACAACTTCGAAATATTTTATATGCAATAGAGGGGGATTGCCAAACACTTCTATCTTAGACACAATTAGTGATGATCATAATAAGCAATTGAGAAATAGTAATTGTAAACGCACAAATTGCAAAGCTTTTGTTGCATTCAAAGCTATACCACATTCTTCAGAAGTTTACCTGTGGCGCTTTGAACAACAACACAACCACAAATTGATCAATCAAGATTGTATGCATCTTTCAAGAGCTAAACGTCAGTTGAATGTTGTTGATCAAGCTTTTATACATAAGCTTTCGAGTGCAAAGGTGGGGGAAACTACAGCATATAGACTAATGTGCGTTATAAAAGGAGGATGTGAATTTGTTGATGGACTAGAGATAGATTGGAAAAATTTTACAAGGGATATAAATTGTCACATCGGGGGAACTGATGCAAATTTGTTGATTACAAAGCTTCAGAATCGTAAAGAGAATGTTACAAATTTTACATACGAATACAGATGTGACAAGAAGCAGTTAAATGCTCTCTTTTGGGCTGATGACACTTCAAAACAAAACTATGAGTTATTTAGGGACGTTGTTTCGTTTGACGCAACATATCGTACAAACAG gtATTGCATGGTATTTGTACCTTTTACTGGCATTGATAATCACAAAAGGTGTGTCACTTTTGGAGCTGGTTTGTTGTGTAGAGAAGATACAAATTCCTATATTTGGTTACTTCGGTCATTCTTGAAGTGTTTTGGAAAAGCACCAATCATGGTCGTGACCGATCAAGATCCAGCAATGAAAAAAGCTATTGAGATAGTATTTCCATACACAAAACATAGATTTTGTATGTGGCATATCACAAGTAAACTTCCATTGAAG GTAAGCTGGGAAACAATGAATGAATCAGATTTTAAGGCGGACTTCAATAGTATAGTATGGGACTCCAAAATTGTTGTCAATGATTTTGAAATGAGATGGGATGCATTAATGGTAAAATATAAGTTGCAAGACAATAAATGGATGAAAGATATGTTTGATTTGAGAAGCAGTTGGATTCCAGCCTATTTTAAAGATGTACCGATGTCAGGTCTAATGAGAACAACTTCTCGGTCAGAAAGTGAGAATTCAGCATTCAATAGGGTATCGCATCATGGTTATACGTTAAACAATTTTATGAATGCTTTTGAGTCTGTTATGGAAAGGCAAAGGAATAATCAgatcaaatttgattttgatACATCTACTATAATTCCAATCATCAAAACACCTCTTGAAGATATGGAGAAACATGCATCTATGGTATACACTAGGACTATTTTTCTCATGGTGCAGAGGGAGATTCTTCATTCACTTGTTTCTTGTTCACAGAAGAGTGTTACATCAGGCGTTGTTTCTGACATATGCATTGTCAAACATAAAAGGACAAATATATCAAAGAAGAAGGTAGTAGTtgagaaaaaagaaaaagttgaCATCGATTCTGAATGGAATTTTAACACAAGTGAAGGTAATTTTGAG gttgaattcaacAGAGAAGATCTAACGGTGAAATGTTCATGCATGCTTTTTGAGCGGTTTGGAATTTTTTGTAGACACATCTTCTGTATTCTAAAGATTTATGACATACAAGAGATTCCGTCAAGATACATTCTTAAGAGATGGAGAAGAGATATTATCCCCACCACAGTTTTGAAAAGGACGTTTAGATATAGTGATTCGTCTGGAAATGTTGAGAAGGTTGCATACAAAGCTTTTTCCATGCTTGATCAATGCCTGTCTTCATTAAGTAATGATGACAAGAAGTTAGAAGAGTTCATGCAGAAGCTCGAAGTTTTTATCACTGATATTGGTGAACAAGGTTCAGACAAATTACCGGTTACAAAAGAAGATCGTATTGATAAACTTTACGGAGCTACTACGAATCCTGAAGTTGTTGATGTTGAAAATCCACCTATGGTGAAGAATAAAGGTTCTGGTACAGGAAAACGTTTAAAAAGTGCTTTGGAGAAGGCTACTATTCAAGGTAACAAGCAATCAAGATCATGCAAAACATGTGGGGTTAAAGGGCATAATTCAAGGAAATGTTTGACATTGTTGAATAAATCCAAGGTACAAAGTGCATAG